One window from the genome of Labeo rohita strain BAU-BD-2019 chromosome 10, IGBB_LRoh.1.0, whole genome shotgun sequence encodes:
- the ppp2r2ab gene encoding serine/threonine-protein phosphatase 2A 55 kDa regulatory subunit B alpha isoform has translation MAGAGGGGNDVQWCFSQVKGAIDDDVAEADIISTVEFNHSGELLATGDKGGRVVIFQQETENKSQPQCRSEYNVYSTFQSHEPEFDYLKSLEIEEKINKIRWLPQKNAAQFLLSTNDKTIKLWKISERDKRPEGYNLKEEDGRYRDATTITTLRVPVFRPMDLMVEASPRRVFANAHTYHINSISVNSDNETYLSADDLRINLWHLEITDRSFNIVDIKPANMEELTEVITAAEFHPHQCNTFVYSSSKGTIRLCDMRASALCDKHSKLFEEPEDPSNRSFFSEIISSISDVKFSHNGRYMMTRDYLSVKIWDLNMENRPVETYQVHEYLRSKLCSLYENDCIFDKFECCWNGNDSVVMTGSYNNFFRMLDRTQRRDVTLEASRESCKPRQVLKPRRVCAGGKRKKDEISVDSLDFNKKILHTAWHPQENIIAVATTNNLYIFQEKVN, from the exons CCGACATCATCTCTACTGTGGAGTTCAACCACTCAGGGGAGCTGCTAGCCACAGGGGATAAAGGCGGTCGAGTTGTCATCTTCCAGCAAGAGACTGAG AACAAGAGTCAGCCACAGTGCCGTAGTGAATACAATGTTTACAGCACATTTCAGAGCCACGAGCCTGAGTTCGACTACCTGAAGAGCTTGGAAATCGAGGAAAAGATTAACAAGATCCGCTGGCTACCACAGAAGAACGCGGCGCAATTTTTGTTGTCCACAAATG ATAAAACCATAAAGTTGTGGAAGATCAGTGAACGTGACAAGAGACCAGAGGGATACAATCTGAAAGAGGAGGATGGGCGCTACAGAGATGCTACTACCATCACAACTCTACGA GTGCCAGTATTCAGGCCTATGGATCTCATGGTGGAGGCCAGTCCGCGGCGGGTCTTTGCCAACGCCCACACCTACCACATCAACTCCATCTCGGTCAACAGCGACAACGAGACCTATCTGTCTGCAGACGACCTGCGCATCAACCTGTGGCACTTAGAGATCACAGACCGCAGCTTTA ACATTGTGGACATAAAACCAGCCAACATGGAGGAGCTGACGGAGGTGATCACAGCCGCTGAGTTCCACCCTCACCAATGTAACACGTTTGTCTACAGCAGCAGCAAAGGCACCATCCGCCTGTGTGACATGCGTGCATCAGCACTTTGTGACAAGCACTCTAAAT TGTTCGAGGAGCCTGAGGATCCAAGCAACCGCTCTTTCTTTTCTGAAATCATCTCCTCCATCTCAGACGTGAAGTTCAGTCACAATGGCCGCTACATGATGACCCGAGACTACCTGTCTGTCAAAATCTGGGATCTCAACATGGAGAATCGACCTGTTGAGACATACCAG GTTCACGAGTACCTCAGGAGTAAGTTGTGCTCTCTCTATGAGAACGACTGCATCTTTGACAAATTCGAATGCTGCTGGAACGGAAATGACAG cgtGGTGATGACTGGATCCTACAACAACTTCTTCCGAATGTTGGACCGCACCCAGCGGCGGGACGTCACCCTGGAGGCTTCGCGCGAGAGCTGCAAGCCCCGGCAGGTCCTGAAGCCGCGCAGGGTTTGCGCGGGCGGCAAGCGAAAGAAGGATGAGATCAGCGTGGACAGCCTGGACTTCAACAAGAAGATCCTACACACCGCCTGGCACCCGCAGGAAAATATCATCGCCGTGGCAACCACCAACAACCTCTACATCTTCCAGGAGAAAGTGAACTAA